Proteins encoded within one genomic window of Phototrophicus methaneseepsis:
- a CDS encoding 1-phosphofructokinase family hexose kinase: MQKVVTLTVNPTIDKSTTVDSVASEIKLRCTMPTFDPGGGGINVSRAIKKLGGESVAVYTQGGGPGDMLFKLLAEEEITQHPVPIAGMTRENLTVFEETTTLQYRFGMPGPLLSEGEMEACIQATVALEADFIVASGSLSSEMPVDYYARLAERVNGKGGKLIVDTSGPALGALVNKHVFLLKPNLHELQLLTGEEFTGERRLKETAQAYIRSGLSEVLVISMGSGGALLVTADDYIEMRPPVVPIKSKVGAGDSMVGGIVWALAQGRDLADAMRYGVAAGSAAVMTPGTELCRKEDVEDIYPQVKRV, encoded by the coding sequence ATGCAAAAAGTCGTTACGCTGACCGTGAATCCCACTATCGACAAAAGCACCACTGTCGATTCCGTTGCTTCTGAAATTAAGCTGCGCTGCACAATGCCCACCTTTGACCCCGGTGGCGGTGGTATCAATGTCTCCCGTGCCATTAAAAAGCTGGGGGGTGAATCCGTGGCCGTCTATACGCAGGGTGGCGGCCCCGGCGATATGCTATTCAAACTGCTGGCAGAGGAAGAAATTACACAGCACCCGGTACCGATTGCAGGCATGACCCGTGAGAATCTGACGGTCTTTGAGGAAACCACTACCCTGCAATATCGCTTTGGGATGCCGGGGCCGCTGCTTAGCGAAGGCGAAATGGAAGCCTGTATTCAGGCGACTGTGGCCCTGGAAGCAGATTTTATCGTCGCCAGTGGCAGCCTCTCCTCAGAAATGCCCGTCGATTATTATGCTCGCCTGGCGGAGCGCGTCAACGGCAAAGGCGGCAAGCTGATTGTCGATACATCCGGCCCGGCGCTAGGTGCCCTCGTCAACAAACACGTTTTCTTGCTGAAGCCGAATCTGCATGAACTCCAACTCTTGACGGGCGAAGAATTCACAGGGGAGCGCCGCCTCAAAGAAACAGCCCAGGCATATATCCGCAGCGGCCTTTCCGAAGTGCTTGTGATTTCGATGGGGTCCGGCGGTGCGCTGCTCGTCACTGCCGATGATTACATTGAAATGCGCCCGCCCGTTGTGCCGATCAAGAGCAAAGTCGGCGCGGGGGATAGCATGGTTGGCGGGATTGTGTGGGCGCTGGCACAGGGGCGTGATCTGGCGGATGCGATGCGTTATGGCGTGGCTGCTGGCTCCGCAGCGGTGATGACCCCAGGCACGGAATTGTGCCGTAAAGAAGATGTTGAAGATATTTATCCCCAGGTCAAGCGGGTTTAG
- the prfA gene encoding peptide chain release factor 1 yields MLGKLAGVATRYQEIERQMMDPEIVSDHHKLTDLAKERSDIEPIVQAYNRYQKQVEELQGARDLLRESSDPEMKEMAEMEIDELQTSNEALLEELKLMLLPKDPRDGKNAIVEIRAGAGGDEAGLFAGDLLRMYTRYAENNRWKTEILEMTETGGNVIRSVTFMVKGADVFSRLKFESGVHRVQRVPETESQGRIHTSTATVAVLAEVDEVDVELDMSDVRVDVFRSRGAGGQSVNTTDSAVRMTHLPTGLVVEMQDERSQLQNRERAKQVLVAKLYELELEKQRSEQEAERRGQIGSGDRSEKIRTYNYPQSRVTDHRINFSSYNLQGVMDGDLDSFVDQLATAAQAELLAAGVE; encoded by the coding sequence ATGCTAGGAAAACTCGCAGGCGTAGCCACACGCTACCAGGAAATTGAACGCCAGATGATGGACCCGGAAATCGTAAGCGACCATCACAAACTGACGGATCTGGCAAAAGAGCGCTCCGACATTGAGCCTATCGTGCAGGCTTATAACCGCTATCAAAAACAGGTGGAAGAGCTGCAAGGGGCGCGGGATCTGCTGCGCGAAAGCAGTGACCCTGAAATGAAAGAAATGGCAGAGATGGAAATTGATGAGCTACAGACCAGCAATGAAGCCCTGCTGGAAGAGCTCAAGCTCATGCTGCTGCCGAAGGATCCGCGCGATGGTAAAAATGCCATTGTGGAAATCCGTGCAGGGGCGGGCGGTGACGAAGCGGGCCTCTTTGCCGGGGATTTGCTGCGCATGTACACACGCTATGCAGAAAATAACCGTTGGAAGACGGAAATCCTGGAAATGACCGAAACCGGCGGCAATGTCATCCGCAGTGTGACCTTTATGGTTAAAGGCGCGGATGTGTTCAGCCGTTTGAAGTTCGAAAGTGGCGTGCACCGCGTCCAGCGCGTTCCTGAAACAGAAAGTCAGGGCCGCATCCATACCAGTACAGCGACCGTCGCCGTGTTGGCGGAAGTCGACGAAGTGGATGTTGAACTCGATATGAGCGACGTGCGCGTCGATGTGTTCCGCAGCCGGGGCGCAGGCGGCCAGAGCGTCAACACCACAGATTCCGCCGTACGTATGACCCATCTGCCGACGGGCCTCGTCGTTGAAATGCAGGATGAGCGCAGCCAGTTGCAAAACCGCGAACGCGCCAAGCAGGTGCTTGTGGCGAAGTTATACGAACTGGAACTAGAGAAGCAGCGCAGCGAGCAAGAAGCTGAGCGCCGGGGGCAGATCGGCAGCGGCGACCGCAGCGAGAAGATCCGCACTTATAATTACCCGCAGAGCCGCGTCACAGACCACCGCATTAACTTCAGCAGCTATAACTTGCAAGGCGTGATGGATGGTGACCTCGACTCCTTCGTCGACCAGCTCGCTACCGCTGCCCAGGCAGAACTGCTGGCCGCAGGCGTGGAATAA
- the prmC gene encoding peptide chain release factor N(5)-glutamine methyltransferase — MPTIRETLQQARTRLAHLPTPRLDAEWLLCHVLGVSQSYLIAHSTEPLPEQHFNAFMALVERRTAGEPVAYLMSEVGFYGRTFHITSDVLIPRPETEHLIEAALGFAQRWSQPVIADIGTGSGAIAVTLAAELPSAQVYATDISADALTVARQNATSNSVNVTFKQGNLAQPLLPALAGQVHLLAANLPYIASDDVPTLAVSQYEPQLALDGGPDGLDLVRELLAQVPLLCTPDAAILLEIGTTQGPATRQLARDILGDIWATIKKDYAGHDRLVVIER; from the coding sequence ATGCCGACGATCCGAGAAACACTTCAACAAGCACGTACACGCCTCGCCCACTTACCCACGCCGCGCCTGGATGCAGAATGGCTGCTATGCCATGTCCTGGGTGTCTCCCAGAGTTATCTCATCGCACACTCGACAGAGCCTCTGCCTGAGCAACACTTCAACGCCTTCATGGCCCTGGTCGAGCGACGTACAGCCGGGGAACCTGTCGCTTACCTGATGAGCGAAGTCGGTTTTTATGGGCGCACATTCCACATCACATCAGATGTACTCATCCCCCGCCCTGAAACAGAACACCTCATCGAAGCGGCCCTCGGTTTCGCACAGCGCTGGTCGCAGCCCGTCATCGCTGATATTGGGACTGGCAGCGGCGCGATTGCCGTCACATTAGCCGCAGAATTGCCTTCGGCCCAGGTCTACGCCACAGACATCAGTGCGGATGCCCTCACTGTAGCGCGGCAAAATGCCACATCAAACAGCGTCAATGTCACTTTTAAGCAGGGCAATCTGGCCCAACCCCTGCTGCCTGCACTCGCTGGACAAGTTCATTTGCTAGCCGCCAACCTGCCTTACATCGCCAGTGACGACGTGCCGACCCTGGCCGTCAGCCAGTATGAGCCGCAGCTCGCGCTCGATGGCGGCCCTGATGGGCTGGACCTGGTGCGGGAGCTTTTGGCCCAGGTACCGCTGCTGTGCACGCCAGACGCCGCCATTCTGTTAGAAATTGGTACCACTCAGGGGCCAGCCACCCGGCAATTAGCCCGCGATATTCTGGGCGACATCTGGGCGACTATTAAAAAAGATTATGCAGGACACGACCGCCTTGTTGTGATCGAACGATAA
- a CDS encoding LysM peptidoglycan-binding domain-containing protein has protein sequence MRNVLRTSIALLALLTLFMSVSFAAAAQEGQLIHVVQPGENLYRISLRYGVSIGAIASANGISNVNLVYVGQQLVIPGGTGTPPTDEPPATEAPSGGVYTVQPGDTLSRIAARFGTTWSAIAAANNIANPNLIYPGQQLIIPGSSGTPPTTPTPAPGDGDSTPPPTNASFELGGHVFAFNMPQLMQDTGMTWAKRQLVWNGGGVDTAKAMIDDAHAKGFKVLLSVVGNPSQIAANPTQYYQDFANFLGEVAAAGADGIEVWNEPNIDREWPNGLVSGGAYTQMLRAAYQAIKSRNGNTLVISGAPTPTGFFGGCQAAGCDDNVFIQQMANAGAANYMDCVGIHYNAGITSPLVSSGAPVGSSGHYSWYYPRMVNLYAGTFPGKSLCFTELGYLTSEGYPALPDSYSWAAGTTLANQAEWLAQSVQSAKNSGRVRLLVVWNVDNTTYGDDPQAGYAIVRPNNSCPSCNAIRAVLQ, from the coding sequence ATGCGGAATGTACTGCGCACTTCGATTGCATTGCTGGCACTGCTGACGCTGTTCATGAGCGTGAGTTTTGCTGCTGCCGCCCAGGAAGGTCAGCTCATCCACGTCGTGCAGCCTGGGGAAAACTTATACCGGATTTCGTTGCGCTATGGCGTTTCCATCGGTGCTATTGCGTCTGCAAATGGCATCTCGAACGTCAACCTGGTTTACGTCGGTCAGCAACTCGTCATCCCTGGCGGGACGGGTACCCCACCGACTGACGAGCCGCCTGCGACTGAGGCACCTTCTGGCGGGGTTTATACCGTGCAGCCGGGTGATACGCTCAGCCGGATTGCGGCCCGCTTCGGCACAACGTGGTCCGCAATTGCTGCGGCGAATAACATCGCCAACCCCAATCTGATTTATCCGGGGCAGCAGTTGATTATCCCAGGTAGTAGCGGTACACCGCCCACAACGCCAACGCCTGCTCCTGGTGATGGCGATAGCACCCCACCACCGACTAACGCCAGCTTTGAATTAGGCGGGCATGTCTTCGCCTTCAATATGCCGCAGTTGATGCAGGATACAGGCATGACCTGGGCCAAGCGTCAGCTTGTATGGAACGGTGGCGGCGTTGATACAGCCAAAGCCATGATCGATGATGCGCATGCTAAGGGCTTTAAAGTTCTGTTGAGCGTGGTCGGTAATCCGTCCCAGATCGCGGCCAACCCCACCCAGTATTATCAGGACTTCGCTAACTTCCTGGGTGAAGTCGCTGCTGCGGGTGCAGATGGCATCGAAGTCTGGAATGAGCCGAATATCGACCGTGAATGGCCGAATGGCCTCGTCAGTGGCGGTGCCTATACGCAGATGCTCCGCGCAGCTTATCAGGCTATCAAGAGCCGCAATGGCAACACGCTGGTTATCAGTGGTGCGCCCACGCCGACGGGCTTCTTTGGTGGCTGCCAGGCCGCAGGCTGTGACGATAATGTCTTCATCCAGCAGATGGCGAACGCAGGCGCAGCCAATTATATGGATTGCGTGGGTATTCATTACAACGCAGGCATCACCTCGCCGCTGGTTAGCTCCGGCGCACCTGTTGGCAGCAGCGGTCACTATAGCTGGTACTATCCCCGCATGGTGAACCTGTATGCAGGCACCTTCCCTGGTAAATCGCTGTGCTTTACAGAATTGGGCTACCTGACCAGCGAAGGTTACCCGGCATTGCCAGATAGCTACTCCTGGGCCGCAGGGACCACCCTGGCGAATCAGGCTGAGTGGTTGGCACAGTCTGTACAATCCGCTAAGAACAGTGGTCGCGTCCGTTTGCTGGTCGTCTGGAATGTCGAT
- a CDS encoding ubiquitin-like domain-containing protein, with the protein MIEPPPSDQDTQPTHPVRLPARRRWLLVLIAITAISLMLTTAWWFGGRPSQFAVATINPMTVEIDVAGERHIVQTTAKTIGDVLAQENITLGSDDAISDPLTAPLRTGHIIYINRARDVDIIVDGEAQRVHTPLTNPYDILQQAGISLSDADRVWLDDTETEPGNVLLWPVSVLSIEVKHAIQVTIVDGDETHAIETTAETVGEALFEADVPLYLTDIVSPDVSEPLSDGLMIHIDRAQPMTIAVDGTEIETRVQGLTISAALAEAGIALTGLDYTRPAETEPTEPGMHVEVIRVTEDQETSTEPIPYETTYIADANMDLDTREVRQGGQAGVLEVYTRVRYENGVEVAREPDGSVVAQEPVNEVVAYGTRIVVRTVDTPEGPREYWRTFRVYATSYHPAALGGDDVTAIGMKLQKGVVGANPDIIPFRTNVYVPGYGTGIIADTGGARSSPYWVDLGYSDEDWVSWSRYVDVYLLTPVPAEIDYFLPTWTPLRGH; encoded by the coding sequence ATGATTGAACCGCCGCCCAGTGACCAGGATACACAACCCACGCACCCCGTTCGGCTTCCTGCCCGCCGCAGATGGCTGCTGGTACTGATTGCCATCACGGCTATTTCGCTGATGCTGACGACAGCCTGGTGGTTTGGCGGGCGGCCTTCGCAGTTCGCTGTGGCAACTATAAACCCGATGACAGTCGAGATTGATGTGGCGGGTGAGCGGCATATCGTCCAGACGACAGCCAAGACCATTGGCGATGTGCTTGCGCAAGAAAATATCACCCTCGGCTCGGATGATGCCATTTCAGACCCACTTACCGCTCCGCTGCGTACGGGTCACATTATCTATATCAATCGTGCGCGCGATGTCGATATCATCGTGGATGGCGAAGCACAGCGCGTCCATACGCCCCTGACCAATCCGTATGATATTTTGCAGCAGGCAGGTATCAGCCTGAGCGATGCCGACCGCGTCTGGCTAGATGACACTGAAACGGAACCCGGTAATGTGTTGTTATGGCCTGTCTCCGTGTTATCCATTGAAGTGAAACATGCGATTCAAGTCACCATTGTGGATGGTGATGAAACCCACGCCATAGAGACAACAGCGGAGACTGTCGGCGAAGCGCTGTTTGAGGCAGATGTTCCCCTCTATCTGACGGATATTGTTTCGCCGGATGTCAGCGAGCCGCTCAGTGATGGCCTCATGATTCACATTGATCGCGCCCAACCGATGACGATTGCTGTAGATGGGACGGAGATCGAAACGCGGGTACAGGGCCTGACGATCAGCGCCGCACTGGCAGAAGCGGGTATCGCCTTAACCGGGCTAGATTATACGCGCCCAGCGGAGACAGAGCCGACAGAGCCAGGGATGCATGTTGAAGTTATCCGCGTGACGGAAGATCAAGAAACCAGCACCGAGCCGATCCCCTATGAAACGACGTATATCGCGGATGCCAATATGGACCTGGATACGCGCGAGGTACGCCAGGGTGGGCAGGCTGGCGTGCTGGAAGTCTATACGCGTGTGCGCTATGAAAATGGCGTTGAAGTTGCGCGTGAGCCGGATGGCAGTGTTGTCGCGCAGGAGCCTGTGAACGAGGTCGTCGCTTATGGCACCCGGATTGTCGTTCGCACAGTTGATACGCCAGAAGGCCCGCGCGAATACTGGCGAACCTTCCGTGTATACGCCACCAGCTACCACCCGGCAGCACTGGGCGGTGATGATGTGACGGCTATCGGCATGAAGCTGCAAAAGGGCGTTGTTGGCGCCAACCCGGATATTATCCCTTTCCGCACCAATGTCTATGTACCCGGTTATGGAACGGGCATCATCGCAGATACAGGCGGCGCGCGCAGCTCACCCTATTGGGTTGACCTGGGTTACAGTGATGAGGATTGGGTCAGTTGGAGCCGTTACGTCGATGTTTATTTGCTGACACCTGTCCCGGCTGAAATTGATTATTTCTTGCCGACATGGACGCCTTTACGCGGTCACTAA
- a CDS encoding carbohydrate deacetylase, translating into MPKFLIVNSDDFGISPGVNRGILEAHHNGIVTSTTTMVNMPAAAEGIEKAHQSAPKLGLGLHFNLSFGAPVSAPEEVPSLVTEDGTFVSDYPQLMEKMAHFDPAEVERELNAQFLRFIRLAGTPPDHIDSHHGITYFHPAGLNTMLELAKEYHLPIRRLARPEPIDGSEQPASAEHTLTNELTAIIEKYGQPRQPDRLLDLIFDFETGDRLEPLKAGLKNLPEGYSELLVHVGYAEGLTEAYTTQREEELTAITDPSLKAIIESEGIELITFAELPL; encoded by the coding sequence ATGCCTAAATTTCTCATTGTGAATTCAGATGATTTTGGCATTTCCCCAGGCGTCAACCGAGGTATCTTAGAAGCCCATCACAACGGCATCGTGACCTCAACCACAACCATGGTCAACATGCCCGCCGCAGCCGAGGGCATTGAAAAAGCACACCAATCCGCGCCAAAGTTGGGGCTGGGGCTGCACTTCAACCTATCTTTTGGGGCCCCTGTGAGTGCGCCGGAGGAGGTGCCCAGCCTCGTCACAGAAGACGGCACCTTCGTTTCAGACTATCCGCAGCTTATGGAGAAAATGGCGCATTTTGACCCGGCAGAGGTTGAGCGCGAGCTAAACGCGCAATTCCTGCGGTTTATCCGCCTGGCTGGTACCCCGCCCGACCACATCGACAGCCATCATGGTATTACCTATTTTCATCCGGCTGGCCTGAATACGATGTTGGAGCTTGCTAAAGAATATCATCTGCCCATCCGGCGGCTGGCACGCCCGGAGCCTATTGATGGCAGCGAACAGCCAGCCAGCGCTGAACACACGTTAACAAACGAGTTGACGGCGATTATCGAAAAATATGGTCAGCCCCGCCAGCCGGACCGCCTGCTAGACTTGATCTTTGATTTTGAAACAGGGGATCGGTTGGAGCCGCTGAAAGCTGGGCTGAAAAATTTACCAGAGGGCTACAGCGAGCTGTTGGTACACGTTGGCTATGCAGAAGGCCTGACGGAAGCCTATACCACCCAGCGAGAAGAAGAACTCACGGCCATCACCGACCCCTCTTTGAAAGCGATTATTGAATCCGAAGGCATCGAACTCATCACCTTTGCCGAGTTGCCGCTTTAG
- a CDS encoding CgeB family protein: protein MSHSILFVASLHHPEQLLTEWEGIPEGIPRPLFPTSLRQHYLERAMLRRGYRLDVFWRNLPGFGPQDIHRLQAERFREGMTPQKVTQALLRRLPARANPDLRQRNAALLKKAEQFRPEIVWVVGDNTVIYPETLATLKQRYGCKIVYATGVSPIVFAGKLERDAAPLYDLVLVNDFYHGIQWLELGAKQAECLPLSAIDPDFHKPQVLSDAEKAAFACDVTFVGTLLPAHLYGERVEALNALTDVDLGLWSVHDAPASLKPYLRGSALGREMFRVLSGATISLNVHGNFMRYGGNMRLFEAAGVGAFQISDERPGIHEWFTVGEHLVTYNDLDDLHAKVQYYLAHPDEREQIARAGREHALKHHTYEQRLDAIEVLLG from the coding sequence ATGTCCCACTCTATCTTATTCGTTGCAAGCTTACACCATCCTGAACAACTCCTAACAGAATGGGAAGGGATTCCGGAAGGGATTCCGCGCCCCCTGTTCCCGACCAGCCTGCGCCAGCATTATCTGGAACGAGCCATGCTGCGGCGCGGCTACAGGCTGGATGTCTTCTGGCGTAACCTGCCCGGTTTTGGGCCGCAGGATATTCACCGTCTCCAAGCAGAGCGGTTCCGAGAAGGCATGACGCCCCAAAAAGTCACTCAGGCGCTGCTGCGGCGCTTACCAGCGCGTGCCAACCCGGATCTACGCCAGCGCAATGCGGCTCTGCTCAAAAAAGCAGAACAATTCCGGCCAGAGATTGTCTGGGTGGTGGGCGATAATACCGTCATCTATCCAGAGACGCTTGCCACGCTTAAACAACGCTATGGCTGCAAAATCGTCTATGCGACGGGGGTCTCGCCAATCGTCTTTGCCGGGAAGTTAGAACGCGATGCCGCCCCATTGTATGATCTGGTACTCGTCAATGACTTCTATCATGGCATCCAATGGTTGGAACTTGGCGCAAAGCAAGCCGAATGCCTGCCGCTTTCCGCCATTGACCCGGATTTTCATAAGCCGCAAGTCCTCAGCGATGCTGAAAAGGCGGCCTTCGCCTGTGATGTCACTTTCGTGGGAACGCTGCTGCCTGCTCACTTATATGGCGAGCGTGTAGAGGCATTGAATGCCCTTACGGATGTGGACCTGGGCCTATGGAGCGTGCATGATGCCCCGGCCAGCCTCAAGCCCTATTTGCGAGGGTCTGCATTGGGCCGCGAGATGTTCCGCGTGCTGAGCGGGGCTACGATCAGCCTGAATGTTCACGGCAACTTCATGCGATATGGCGGCAACATGCGCTTATTCGAGGCAGCGGGCGTCGGGGCCTTCCAGATCAGCGACGAGCGCCCCGGCATCCATGAGTGGTTCACAGTTGGGGAGCATCTCGTCACCTACAACGACCTGGACGACCTGCACGCCAAGGTACAGTACTATCTGGCCCATCCTGATGAGCGTGAGCAGATTGCCCGCGCAGGCCGGGAGCATGCCCTCAAGCATCATACTTATGAGCAGCGGCTGGACGCGATAGAGGTGCTGTTAGGCTAA
- a CDS encoding glycosyltransferase family 2 protein: MELSVVIVNYNTRELLRACLQSLMNQPTDAEIIVVDNASSDGSAAMVAEAFPDVRLLAQAENTWFCGGNNLGIAAARGDYVLLLNPDTIVARHTLGTLLSFIKQHPGYAGCTAQMRYPDGQIQRTCSRTPSIAYLFANHTPLMLLKAWQARLNAHHWYAEWDRKSDKDVEVVPGSCTMMHRNDIILDSDLRLYFPEDDLAQRIQRPFRYLAAAQITHYEKAATQNWAATRNYYRDLFIYTHKHHGWAVMALLWLLSRPLYWGMWLKKTARST; encoded by the coding sequence ATGGAACTCTCGGTCGTCATCGTCAACTACAACACGCGGGAACTGCTGCGCGCTTGCCTGCAATCGCTGATGAATCAGCCAACAGATGCTGAAATCATCGTTGTAGATAACGCGTCGTCTGATGGTAGCGCGGCAATGGTCGCAGAGGCATTCCCGGATGTCCGGCTGCTGGCCCAGGCGGAAAACACATGGTTCTGTGGGGGCAATAACCTGGGTATCGCCGCAGCCAGAGGCGACTATGTGCTCCTGCTCAACCCGGATACCATCGTCGCACGCCATACGCTAGGCACACTGCTCAGTTTTATCAAGCAACACCCTGGTTATGCCGGGTGCACGGCCCAGATGCGCTACCCTGACGGGCAGATCCAACGCACATGCAGCCGAACCCCCTCCATAGCGTATCTCTTCGCCAACCATACGCCGCTCATGCTGCTGAAGGCATGGCAGGCACGCCTGAACGCCCATCACTGGTATGCAGAATGGGACCGAAAGAGCGATAAGGATGTTGAGGTTGTGCCAGGGAGCTGCACAATGATGCACCGCAACGACATCATTCTGGATAGCGACCTGCGGCTTTACTTCCCAGAAGATGACCTGGCCCAGCGCATCCAGCGCCCGTTCCGCTATCTGGCTGCCGCGCAGATCACCCACTATGAAAAAGCCGCCACACAAAATTGGGCCGCCACGCGCAACTACTACCGCGACTTATTCATCTATACGCACAAGCATCATGGGTGGGCCGTGATGGCGCTGCTGTGGCTGCTCAGCCGCCCGCTATATTGGGGGATGTGGCTCAAAAAAACAGCCAGGTCAACATAG
- a CDS encoding amylo-alpha-1,6-glucosidase → MFEIGRDITNKAAAAANREWLVTNGIGGYASGTVSGVMTRSYHAYLIAALKPPLGRLALLSKFDEMVVYDGARYDLYSNQWYDHTDPKPQGFHFIERFYLDGSIPTWEYAIADARLRKRVWMAYGTNTTYVQYTLLSANKPLTLEMHAMLQYRDHHAILRARNWKMQIKPVTHGLRVDAYYEAKPYYLLSDKAHMQPEHTWYQDYWLSKESFRGLPDLTDSLYGGFVRAQLGAGETVTLVATTEPEVDLNGDAAYERFKAREEDLIAQSGMKDVPPEVTHLVLAADQFIVHRLTAEGVMGRTIIAGYPWFSDWGRDTMIALPGLTLATHRYEDAAGILRTYARYISQGMLPNTFPDEEDEPGYNTVDAALWYINAVNAYYEATHDMDLLRDLYPALQEIIHFYQKGTRFNIHVDDEDGLLYAGEDGSNLTWMDAKIEGWVVTPRVGKPVEINALWYNALRHMADFARLLGETDADEYDTAAIKTADHFERFWYGEGGYCYDVIDGPEGHDATIRPNQIFAVSLPHTPLTPEQQKGVVDVCARDLLTSYGLRSLSPKDAAYAGTYGGDAYERDSVYHQGPVWGWLIGPFVEAYARAYEDRERAKAFLKPLLVHLGTADCIGSMNEIFDGDPPHTPRAAFAQAWTVAEVLRTYRKLAER, encoded by the coding sequence ATGTTTGAAATAGGGCGAGACATCACGAACAAAGCTGCGGCGGCTGCAAACCGTGAATGGCTCGTGACGAATGGGATCGGTGGTTATGCTTCTGGCACCGTCAGCGGCGTGATGACACGCAGCTATCATGCCTATCTGATTGCAGCACTCAAGCCGCCCCTGGGGCGATTGGCCCTGCTCAGCAAATTTGATGAAATGGTCGTTTATGATGGCGCACGCTACGATCTCTATAGCAACCAATGGTACGACCATACAGACCCCAAACCACAGGGCTTTCATTTTATAGAGCGCTTTTACCTGGATGGTAGCATCCCCACCTGGGAATATGCCATTGCAGACGCACGGCTGCGTAAGCGCGTCTGGATGGCTTACGGGACCAATACCACGTATGTGCAGTATACACTGCTCAGTGCCAACAAGCCCCTGACCCTGGAAATGCATGCTATGCTGCAATACCGCGATCACCATGCCATCCTGCGCGCCCGCAACTGGAAGATGCAGATCAAGCCAGTGACACATGGCTTGCGGGTCGATGCATATTACGAAGCCAAGCCGTACTATCTCTTAAGTGATAAGGCCCATATGCAGCCTGAACACACCTGGTATCAGGATTATTGGCTGAGTAAAGAGTCTTTTCGGGGGCTGCCGGATCTGACGGATAGCCTCTATGGCGGCTTTGTACGTGCGCAGCTCGGTGCTGGCGAGACGGTGACGCTCGTCGCTACGACGGAGCCAGAGGTTGACCTGAATGGCGATGCGGCTTATGAGCGCTTTAAAGCGCGCGAAGAGGATCTGATCGCCCAGAGCGGTATGAAGGATGTGCCGCCGGAAGTGACGCATCTGGTGCTGGCGGCGGATCAGTTCATTGTGCATCGGCTGACAGCGGAAGGCGTCATGGGCCGCACGATTATTGCGGGCTATCCGTGGTTCAGCGATTGGGGCCGCGATACGATGATCGCTCTACCGGGCCTGACGTTGGCGACCCATCGCTATGAAGATGCTGCGGGTATTCTGCGTACTTATGCGCGTTATATCAGCCAGGGTATGCTGCCGAATACCTTCCCAGATGAGGAAGACGAACCCGGCTACAACACTGTCGATGCAGCGCTGTGGTATATCAACGCCGTCAACGCGTATTACGAAGCCACACATGATATGGACCTGCTGCGCGATCTATACCCGGCTTTGCAAGAGATCATCCACTTCTACCAGAAGGGCACTCGCTTCAATATTCATGTCGATGATGAAGATGGCTTGCTCTATGCCGGGGAAGATGGCAGTAACCTCACCTGGATGGATGCCAAAATCGAGGGATGGGTTGTGACGCCGCGTGTAGGCAAGCCCGTGGAGATCAACGCGTTATGGTATAACGCGCTGCGCCATATGGCCGATTTCGCCCGCCTCCTGGGCGAAACGGATGCAGATGAATATGATACGGCAGCCATCAAAACCGCAGACCATTTTGAGCGCTTTTGGTATGGCGAAGGTGGCTATTGTTATGATGTCATCGACGGGCCAGAAGGCCATGACGCCACCATCCGTCCGAATCAGATTTTCGCCGTTTCGCTGCCGCATACACCCCTGACGCCAGAGCAGCAAAAAGGTGTGGTCGATGTGTGTGCGCGGGATTTGCTGACGTCTTATGGCTTGCGCAGCTTATCACCTAAAGATGCAGCTTATGCGGGTACATATGGTGGCGATGCCTACGAACGCGATTCTGTCTATCATCAGGGGCCTGTGTGGGGATGGCTGATTGGCCCATTTGTAGAGGCATATGCCCGCGCGTATGAAGATCGTGAACGTGCAAAGGCCTTTTTGAAGCCGCTCCTGGTCCATCTCGGCACAGCGGATTGCATTGGCAGTATGAATGAAATCTTCGATGGGGACCCCCCGCATACGCCGCGCGCGGCCTTCGCCCAGGCATGGACCGTTGCAGAAGTGCTGCGTACCTATCGCAAGCTTGCGGAGCGTTGA